The Pseudomonadota bacterium genome window below encodes:
- the pyk gene encoding pyruvate kinase encodes MRRAKIVCTIGPVTSSEKQLEALIENGMDVARLNFSHGDHAFHGDIIDKIRKISQKLKKNVAILQDLQGIKIRVGGLKGGKIHLNKGEQVYIMTGDDTGDEKHIFVSYPWLVNDARPGDTILLDDGLMKLQVLKKEKDFLTAEVIEGGVLKEHKGVNLPHMKIKPGSFMDKDKKDLEFGIQKGVDFVALSFVRTATDVTTVRKWLSKKGANIPIIAKIEKEEAIHNIDSILNEVDGIMVARGDLGVEMPLEEVPMYQKMLIEKANKSGRLVITATQMLESMTQHSRPTRAETTDVANAVIDGTDALMLSGETSAGKYPIEALKVMNRIIVYTENAEADLTKAHASTFIHSGLYEFPEAIAHAVSHVAEDVGAGWIVAFTRSGFTARLISKFKPHASLIAFSPEEEVVRQMALYWGVSPYYVKHIESTDEMINEVDSLLVKLGYAKKGDRIIIVASHPPSISSGKTNFMKMHVVGG; translated from the coding sequence ATGAGAAGAGCTAAAATAGTATGCACCATTGGGCCGGTGACAAGCAGCGAGAAACAGTTGGAAGCGCTGATTGAAAACGGTATGGATGTGGCGAGGCTGAACTTTTCACATGGCGATCATGCATTTCACGGCGATATTATTGATAAAATAAGAAAAATCTCACAAAAACTTAAAAAGAATGTTGCCATCCTTCAGGATTTGCAGGGCATAAAGATAAGGGTGGGGGGGTTGAAAGGCGGAAAGATACACCTGAATAAAGGGGAGCAGGTATACATTATGACAGGTGATGATACAGGCGACGAAAAGCACATATTCGTTTCTTATCCATGGCTGGTAAATGATGCCAGGCCGGGGGATACAATACTTCTTGACGATGGACTTATGAAGCTCCAGGTATTGAAAAAAGAAAAGGATTTTTTAACAGCAGAAGTTATTGAAGGCGGGGTATTGAAAGAGCACAAAGGGGTTAATCTTCCCCATATGAAGATAAAGCCCGGATCGTTTATGGACAAGGATAAAAAAGACCTTGAGTTCGGCATCCAAAAGGGTGTTGATTTTGTGGCTTTGTCGTTCGTGAGAACCGCAACTGATGTTACGACAGTGAGGAAGTGGCTTTCAAAAAAGGGTGCCAATATACCCATTATAGCGAAAATCGAGAAAGAAGAGGCAATACACAACATTGACAGCATTCTGAACGAAGTGGACGGCATAATGGTTGCCAGAGGAGATTTGGGTGTCGAGATGCCCCTGGAAGAAGTCCCCATGTATCAGAAGATGCTCATAGAGAAGGCCAATAAAAGTGGACGCCTTGTAATAACTGCCACGCAGATGCTTGAATCCATGACTCAACATTCAAGACCGACAAGGGCGGAAACGACTGATGTAGCAAACGCCGTCATAGACGGGACAGATGCTTTGATGCTGTCCGGTGAGACATCGGCAGGAAAATATCCCATCGAGGCTCTCAAGGTTATGAACAGAATAATTGTGTATACCGAGAACGCAGAGGCAGATTTAACCAAAGCTCATGCATCCACATTTATTCATAGCGGGCTTTATGAGTTCCCTGAAGCGATTGCTCATGCCGTATCGCACGTAGCAGAGGATGTGGGCGCCGGTTGGATTGTGGCTTTTACGCGATCGGGATTCACTGCACGCCTGATATCGAAATTTAAACCACACGCTTCTTTAATTGCCTTTTCGCCTGAAGAGGAGGTTGTCAGGCAAATGGCTCTATACTGGGGAGTAAGCCCGTATTATGTAAAGCATATAGAAAGCACGGATGAAATGATCAATGAAGTGGATTCTTTATTGGTAAAATTGGGATATGCAAAGAAAGGGGATAGGATAATCATTGTGGCGAGTCATCCACCGTCAATTTCTTCCGGCAAAACTAATTTTATGAAAATGCATGTAGTTGGGGGATGA